One genomic window of Punica granatum isolate Tunisia-2019 chromosome 1, ASM765513v2, whole genome shotgun sequence includes the following:
- the LOC116214972 gene encoding probable transcription factor At1g11510, translating to MAPKRSFSDDPPSASSEREVEEEAQEDEEEEDDEEEEEEDQEEEQKKQQLQSSDSETESEPGPDRAVKQNDKPVPWEPAERKKRGAEGIVSNGEAASKRVKTKSNSVAEKKQFFQRMWSEPEEMEVMKGLVEVSKNKPKYELNDIYECIKQKIPSSVSKRQLSSKIRNLKKKFKSRDKKVKEGAELSPQEENFLELAVKVWGSVENLVKGRTAAKKPVKGKAAAARGLEGHVGTSVSALSRRLLKGIEDVGGGRSLNEEFVRKKTYLVDERMRVELDQRWKRLEEQELQLIVERARLINDHAAVICQTRPSLGS from the coding sequence ATGGCGCCGAAGCGTTCCTTCAGCGATGATCCGCCATCTGCCTCTTCAGAAAGGGAAGTAGAAGAAGAGGCCcaggaagatgaagaagaggaagatgacgaagaggaagaggaagaagatcaAGAGGAAGAACAGAAGAAACAACAACTCCAATCTTCAGATTCTGAGACCGAGTCCGAGCCCGGTCCCGATCGAGCCGTCAAGCAGAACGACAAGCCGGTCCCCTGGGAACCCGCGGAGCGGAAGAAGCGCGGTGCGGAAGGGATCGTCTCGAATGGGGAGGCGGCGTCGAAGCGGGTCAAGACCAAGTCGAACTCGGTGGCGGAAAAGAAGCAATTTTTCCAGCGGATGTGGAGCGAGCCGGAAGAGATGGAGGTGATGAAGGGCTTGGTCGAGGTCTCCAAGAACAAGCCGAAGTACGAACTCAACGACATCTACGAGTGTATCAAGCAAAAGATCCCATCTTCCGTGTCGAAACGGCAGCTGAGCAGCAAGATCCGGAATCTGAAGAAGAAGTTTAAGAGCCGTGACAAGAAGGTCAAGGAGGGCGCCGAGCTCAGCCCCCAGGAGGAGAATTTCCTCGAATTGGCCGTGAAGGTGTGGGGGTCTGTCGAAAACCTTGTGAAAGGGAGGACTGCCGCCAAAAAGCCTGTGAAAGGGAAGGCTGCCGCGGCTCGTGGGCTTGAGGGGCACGTAGGGACTTCGGTTTCTGCTCTGTCTCGTCGGTTGTTGAAGGGGATTGAGGATGTCGGTGGGGGCAGGTCCCTTAACGAGGAGTTTGTAAGGAAAAAGACTTACTTGGTCGATGAGAGGATGAGGGTGGAATTGGATCAGCGATGGAAGAGGCTGGAAGAACAGGAACTGCAGCTCATTGTGGAGCGGGCTAGGTTGATCAACGACCACGCTGCTGTTATTTGTCAGACTCGTCCCTCGTTAGGAAGTTAA